The genome window ATTGAGATTTCACTCATTCACTCTTTCGCAATTCACTCTTTCACGCTCTACAACGTGATCTGAATACCGCCCAGGAACGAGCGTGCCTGCGGATATACCAGGTTGTCGATGCCAATGGCAGTGTTTGAACCCGCGTACGTATTCACTTCTGGATCAAAACCGCTGTAGTTCGTGATCGTGAACAGGTTGTTGGCGCTGGCGTATACCCGAATCTGCTGGATGCCCTTGATGCGCGGCAACGTATAACCCAACGTCACGTTTTTGCAACGCAGGTAAGACCCATCTTCAACCACATAATTCGTGATTGGCAGGCGATCTGCCTGGGAACCACTTACGTACTGGTTGCTCGGATTGGTAGGCGACCAACGGTTTACCAGCCCTTTCAGCATGTTTCGCTGACCCAGTGGGTTTTCGAACGAAAGACGGCTGGCATTGTAAATATCATTGCCCTGCGAACCCGATAGGAAAGCGCTGAAATCGAAGCCTTTGTACGATAGATTGGTCGAAAAACCGTAGATGAACGCCGGGTTAGGATTGCCCGTAATGACCTGATCAAGTGAAGAGATCGTACCATCGCCATTGACATCCTTCACTTTATGGCCACCCAAACGACCGCCGTACCCTGGCAAAATGGTTTCGCCGCTCTGGTTGATGCCATCGAAGACATACGTTTTGAAAATGCCAAGTGGGTCGCCTACTTTCAGGAGCGAATAAGCCGTAATGAACCGCTCCGGCGTAACACCGCCATCCAGATCAAGCACCTTGTTGCGGTTCATGGTCATGTTTCCCGAAACGCTCCATTGCAGCGGACCATCCAGCAACCGGGCATTGACGGCAAATTCCAACCCTTTGTTTTCCAGCGAAGCAAAGTTTCCGGTGATGGTGCTGTACCCCGAGCTCAGCGGCAGGGCTTTCACATACAGCAAATCTTTCGTGGTTTTCTGGTAAGCATCCACAATCACACTAAAGCGGTTGTTCAGCAAACTAATGTCCACCCCGATGTTCGCCTGTGCCGACCGCTCCCAGCGCAAATCCGGGTTGGCAATCCCCGCAGGGTTGATGCCCGTTACGTACGCATGATTAAGGTTATAGTCGCTCCCTGACGCCGAAACCGTAGCCAATGACTGATACGGACTAATGCCACCCGCGTTTCCGGTTATGCCATAACTGGCCCGCAATTTCAGATCTGATAACCAGGAAAGCTGTTTGATGAATGGCTCTTCAATAATGCGCCAGGCCGCCGAAACAGCGGGAAACAACCCGTATTTGTGGTTCGCACCAAACTTGCTGGAGCCATCTACCCGCGCCGTCAGATCAAGGAAATACTTGTCTTTATACCCGTAATTGACCCGCGCCAGGTACGAATCCAGTCGCTGCCGATTTCGATAGCTGCTTACTGTCCGGTTTAAGGCCAGTTGCAACGCATTATTCTTTGTGGCATCGTTCGGGAAGCCCGTTGTCTCAATGATGTTATCGTTGAACAATTCGGCCTGGGTCGCAAATACGGCGGTTCCTTTCAAAGAATGATTTTTCGCCAATAGCGTGCTGTAAGTCAGGATACTTTCGTGCAATAAAGCCGTATTGTACCGGTTGATTTTCGAAGCCGATCCCGAATTATCGTTCAGATCGTTCTGGGCAACGTTAGCGCGGGGATTGTACGTATCACGCAGGCTGCTTTGCAAATCTACGTTGAATGAGGCGCGGTACGTTAAGCCTTTCGCAATGTTGAAATCACCGTACACATTAGCCAGCGTACGCTGAATATTGTTCTGATTCAGGACATTAGCAAACGACAGCGGGTTGGTTACCTCCCGGTACTGACCATTTGCCTGCTCGCCAAACGGAAACAGTGAGCCATCAGCCCGGTAAGGCTGCAAGGTCGGTGGCGCACCGATGGCCGCGCCCAGAATCGAGCCTGTTACTACCCCGGCATCGCCAATGGTCTGCGAACCCGTGGTGATGCCCGAATTGATGGCATAAGTTCCCAGAATACTGGTTCCCACTTTGATGCGGTCGCTAATCTTGTGGTCCACGTTTAACCGCAGTGAGTACCGCTTAAAAGCCGAATTAACAATAATCCCCTTCTGGTCGAAATAGTTGAGGGAAAGGGCCAGCTGCGTTTTATCCGTCCCACCGTTGATCGACAACTGGTGGTTTTGAATTGGAGCCTCCCGGAAGATGATATCCTGCCAGTTAACCCCTTCGCCCAGCGAGGCCGGATCAGGATAATCATTTCGCTTGAAAATCTCGTTTTCCAGTTGGGCAAACTCAGTCGCGTTCAGGACTGGAAGCGTTTTTGCCACTTTCTGTACGCCATAATAGCTATCGAGCGTAACGCGGGTAGCACCACTTTTTCCGCGCTTGGTGGTAATCAGCACCACCCCGTTGGCCGCTCGTGATCCGTAAATCGCGGAAGCCGACGCATCTTTCAGAATTTCTACCGACTCGATGTCGTTCGGGTTAATCGTCGAAAGGGGACTCACGTCGTTGATGCCACCGCTGTTGGAAATCTGAATGCCATCGACCACGTACAAAGGCTCCGAATTCCCGTTGATCGAGTTCGTTCCGCGAATCCGCACGCTAACGTTACCGCCCGGCGCCCCCGTATTTTGGTTTACCTGCACCCCTGCCACCCGCGACTGCAAACCCTGCGCCACGTTGGCCACGGGCGTTTGCACCAGTTCGGCGGCCTTCACCGAAGCAATGGAGCCGGTCGTTTCGATTTTCCGCTGCGTGCCATAACCCACGACAACGACTTCGCTCAATGAACGTTCATCGGACTGCAACGTTACGTCAACGGTCGCCCGGTTACCGATTTTGGTTTCCTGTGAAACATAACCGATGTAGGAGAAAGAAAGCGTAGCATCAGCCGCATTCGGGACGTTTAGACTATACTGGCCGTTAACGTCGGTAGTTGTGCCTTGCTGCGTTCCTTTTATAATAACGTTGACGCCCGGCAAGGGCTCCGCCCCGGACGTAACCTTTCCGCGTATTGTTTGATTGCGCTCGTTTTGAGCCTGAACAGGCACTGTACATACTAGCCAAACCAGCCCGAGCAGACTGGTCACCATGCGTAAACGTTCAACAAATCTCATACGTAAACCTGGACATAGCGCCCGAAGAGTTAAAGGTGGTTAAAATTCAAAAAATACAATATTTGAATAGCTACTGTACTTTAAAAGGACTGTGGGCATTCTTTACTAGCATCAGCAGATTTGGATGTGTAAAGCCATATAATTACCCGCTTTTTACATATTCTCATTGATATTACGGTACAGATCTAATTTTGTAAAGGATTTTTTGAGTTATTTTTTTGGGAACATTCCCAATTAATTGGGAATGTTCCCAAAAAGACATTTCATTTTGAGAAGCAGAAGTGAGTAGAAGAACGTGGACACTTTCTTTGGTATTAAAATAGTTCAATGGCATGAAAAATCATCAAACGACCATTATTGATATTGCCAAAACGCTTCAACTTTCTAAATCGACAGTATCGCGGGCGTTGACGGGCCACCCCAATGTGAAAGAAAAAACCCGGCAAATGGTCCTTGATCTGGCGATGCAACTCGATTACCAGCGCAACCAGCTCGCCATTTCGTTACTGACCAACCGCACCCAGACTATTGGCATCATCATTCCGGAATTTTTGAGTTTTTTCTTTCCCAAGGCCATTATTGGGGCGCAGGAGGTGCTGGCCGAAGCGGGCTATAATGTCGTCATTTGCCATTCCAATGAATCGTACGAAACCGAGGTGGCCAACACCAAGGCGCTGCTGGCTAGCCGGGTCGATGGGCTTCTGGTGTCGCACACGAAAGAAACGCGCAATTTTGATCACTTTAAAGTGTTTGAGCGCAAAGGTATCCCCGTCGTTTTTTTCAACCGAATTGTGGAGGAGTTAAAATGCTCAAAAGTGGTCGTCAACGATTATGAAGGCGCTTTTCAGGCCGTTGAACACCTGATCAAGTGCGGTAAACGCCGCATTGCCCACCTGGCTGGCCCGGATTCGCTGCAAAATAGCCGCGACCGGCTGAATGGCTACCGCGATGCCCTCCAGCATCACCAGATTCCTATTGATCCCACCCTCATTATTTCGTACGACTTAACGCTGGACAAAGCCAATATCTACGTCAACCACCTGCTTAATCTGCCGCAGCCACCCGACGCTTTGTTTACCATTAACGATCCTACTGCCATCGAAGCGCTGAAAGTGATCAAAGGCCGGGGGTTACGCATTCCGGAGGACATGGCGGTTGTTGGTTTTAGCGATGATCCGATTTCGGCGCTGATTGAGCCGAGCTTGACCACCGTGGCCCAACCCGTTGGTGAATTGGGCCGCCGGGCCGCCCAGTTGTTACTCACGCAATTAGCCAGCGACGAACCCACCCATAACGCAGAAACCGTTATCTTGCCCACCGAATTAATTGTTCGCGCCTCTTCGGGCGGCTTGCCTACCCCATCATGAAAGCTTTATTTTTTGCTGTATGCTCCCTGCTGATTTCACCGATCATGCTGGCGCAAAACCTCATTCAATACGTCGATCCGCTCATTGGCACGGCCAACGCCACCACCGAAAGCGCCCGAAAACACGGTGAAGGGACCGAAAATAAAGGGCAGACTTTTCCGGCGGTGGGCCGCCCCTTCGGCATGACGCAATGGACACCCGAAACCCGAGCCACCGAGGTAAAATGCGTTTCGCCTTATTATTATGCCGACAAGCGCCTGACGGGCTTTCGGGGAAGTCACTGGATGAACGGCAGTTGCACGCAGGACTACGGCAGTGTAACGCTAATGCCTTTTACGGCAGCTCAGCTTGATACGCTTAAAACCCGCCCTACTTCCCGCTTCAGCCACGAAACGGAAACGGCAAAGCCAGACTATTATAAGGTTACACTTGATGATTTCGGGATTACTGCCGAAGTGACCGCTTCGGTTCGGTCCGGGATTTTACGCTTTACGTTTCCTAAAGGCCAGGCCGGACGCATCTATATTCACGCCAACAGCGACGAAAAACAAGGTTCGGTACAGTGGAATCCGAACCAGAAAGAAGTTTTTGG of Tellurirhabdus bombi contains these proteins:
- a CDS encoding SusC/RagA family TonB-linked outer membrane protein encodes the protein MRFVERLRMVTSLLGLVWLVCTVPVQAQNERNQTIRGKVTSGAEPLPGVNVIIKGTQQGTTTDVNGQYSLNVPNAADATLSFSYIGYVSQETKIGNRATVDVTLQSDERSLSEVVVVGYGTQRKIETTGSIASVKAAELVQTPVANVAQGLQSRVAGVQVNQNTGAPGGNVSVRIRGTNSINGNSEPLYVVDGIQISNSGGINDVSPLSTINPNDIESVEILKDASASAIYGSRAANGVVLITTKRGKSGATRVTLDSYYGVQKVAKTLPVLNATEFAQLENEIFKRNDYPDPASLGEGVNWQDIIFREAPIQNHQLSINGGTDKTQLALSLNYFDQKGIIVNSAFKRYSLRLNVDHKISDRIKVGTSILGTYAINSGITTGSQTIGDAGVVTGSILGAAIGAPPTLQPYRADGSLFPFGEQANGQYREVTNPLSFANVLNQNNIQRTLANVYGDFNIAKGLTYRASFNVDLQSSLRDTYNPRANVAQNDLNDNSGSASKINRYNTALLHESILTYSTLLAKNHSLKGTAVFATQAELFNDNIIETTGFPNDATKNNALQLALNRTVSSYRNRQRLDSYLARVNYGYKDKYFLDLTARVDGSSKFGANHKYGLFPAVSAAWRIIEEPFIKQLSWLSDLKLRASYGITGNAGGISPYQSLATVSASGSDYNLNHAYVTGINPAGIANPDLRWERSAQANIGVDISLLNNRFSVIVDAYQKTTKDLLYVKALPLSSGYSTITGNFASLENKGLEFAVNARLLDGPLQWSVSGNMTMNRNKVLDLDGGVTPERFITAYSLLKVGDPLGIFKTYVFDGINQSGETILPGYGGRLGGHKVKDVNGDGTISSLDQVITGNPNPAFIYGFSTNLSYKGFDFSAFLSGSQGNDIYNASRLSFENPLGQRNMLKGLVNRWSPTNPSNQYVSGSQADRLPITNYVVEDGSYLRCKNVTLGYTLPRIKGIQQIRVYASANNLFTITNYSGFDPEVNTYAGSNTAIGIDNLVYPQARSFLGGIQITL
- a CDS encoding LacI family DNA-binding transcriptional regulator, whose amino-acid sequence is MKNHQTTIIDIAKTLQLSKSTVSRALTGHPNVKEKTRQMVLDLAMQLDYQRNQLAISLLTNRTQTIGIIIPEFLSFFFPKAIIGAQEVLAEAGYNVVICHSNESYETEVANTKALLASRVDGLLVSHTKETRNFDHFKVFERKGIPVVFFNRIVEELKCSKVVVNDYEGAFQAVEHLIKCGKRRIAHLAGPDSLQNSRDRLNGYRDALQHHQIPIDPTLIISYDLTLDKANIYVNHLLNLPQPPDALFTINDPTAIEALKVIKGRGLRIPEDMAVVGFSDDPISALIEPSLTTVAQPVGELGRRAAQLLLTQLASDEPTHNAETVILPTELIVRASSGGLPTPS